A stretch of Plasmodium chabaudi chabaudi strain AS genome assembly, chromosome: 14 DNA encodes these proteins:
- a CDS encoding fam-c protein yields the protein MNKNIYSLVTVVSYILSIVTTQCFTNNEDLNTNVSKNENVHNEYEINSVNINNNGKFRCRSLSEHSIEDNSSSDSTAIQEPSDKNETETASDNDKSQDLLQNIPPEVLNNMIQEFLNNKETETADNKEAETTDNKEPETADNKEPETADNKEPETADNKEPETADNKEPETADNKEDETADNKEPETTDNKEDETTDNKETETADNKETETTDNKEPETTDNKEAETTDNKEDETTDNKEDETADNKEPETTDNKEDETTDNKETETVSDNKEPETTDNKETETADNKEDETVSDNKEPETTSDNKETETTDNKEDETADNKEPETTSDNKEDETTDNKETETVSDNKEPETTSDNKEPETTSDNKETETADNNKSQEFLNYNKSQESLNSNKSQESLNDRKSQEPLNDNGYRESLNANIQRVTSYNCKYNVSSYNSSYNLTSYYAKYNPSALNDIDKRSKGFSIFNIFKKDKKDKKDKKDKKSKKTNQSSYYDNQGSAGYYKYLESLNDNKSQDSLNDNKSQDSLNDNKSQDSLNDNKSQESLNDNKSHPFFENVPPEVLKGVPKEYLDNIVASAEKDYEALAALDNNKSHESLNDSKSQESLDYNKSHESLNNKETETADNKETETEDNKETETADNKEPETADNKEPETEDNKEPETEDNKEPETEDNKEHETEDNKETETADNKEPETEDNKEPETEDNKELETEDNKSHTFLDNIPQDVLNSVPQEYLDNIMKDSIMGQETSTSSDNNKSQESLNDKENEASGDHNNLRGSLNYNNSQESLNDNKSQEFLNDNKSQESLSDNKSQESLNDNKSQESSYNDGYPTSSYNDKYQTSSYNDKYQTSSYNDKYQTSSYNDKYQTSSYYDKPQTSSYYDKPQTSSYKKKYQTSSYYDKPNPPSYYDNYYDPSYNKPKESKGFSFSNLFKRSKKGKKSKKTEEPPTAKITIDYLKESMSQASSNNKEHARPVVVTLQNVTFHLDQENSQHSSFLECIQKAMEEQNSNNQPRQ from the exons atgaataaaaatatatatagtttaGTTACCGTTGTTTCCTATATCCTTTCGATTGTAACAACACAATGTTTTACAAATAAT GAGGATTTAAATACAAATGTTAGCAAAAATGAGAACGTAcataatgaatatgaaataaacagtgtaaatataaataataatgggaAATTTAGATGTAGAAGTCTTTCAGAACATAGTATAGAAGACAATTCCTCTTCAGACTCTACTGCGATTCAAGAGCCTTCAGATAAGAACGAAACCGAAACCGCTTCGGATAATGACAAATCTCAAGAtcttttacaaaatataccTCCAGaggttttaaataatatgattcaagagtttttaaataataaagaaactGAAACTGCAGATAATAAAGAAGCTGAAACTACAGATAATAAAGAACCTGAAACTGCAGATAATAAAGAACCTGAAACTGCAGATAATAAAGAACCTGAAACTGCAGATAATAAAGAACCTGAAACTGCAGATAATAAAGAACCTGAAACTGCAGATAATAAAGAAGATGAAACTGCAGATAATAAAGAACCTGAAACTACAGATAATAAAGAAGATGAAACTAcagataataaagaaactGAAACTGcagataataaagaaactGAAACTACAGATAATAAAGAACCAGAAACTACAGATAATAAAGAAGCTGAAACTACAGATAATAAAGAAGATGAAACTACAGATAATAAAGAAGATGAAACTGCAGATAATAAAGAACCTGAAACTACAGATAATAAAGAAGATGAAACTAcagataataaagaaactGAAACAGTTTCAGACAATAAAGAACCAGAAACTAcagataataaagaaactGAAACTGCAGATAATAAAGAAGATGAAACAGTTTCAGACAATAAAGAACCAGAAACTACTTcagataataaagaaactGAAACTACAGATAATAAAGAAGATGAAACTGCAGATAATAAAGAACCTGAAACTACTTCGGATAACAAAGAAGATGAAACTAcagataataaagaaactGAAACAGTTTCAGACAATAAAGAACCAGAAACTACTTCAGACAATAAAGAACCAGAAACTACTTcagataataaagaaactGAAACTgcagataataataaatcacaagaatttttaaattataataaatctCAAGAGTCTTTAAATTCTAATAAATCTCAAGAGTCTTTAAATGATAGAAAATCTCAAGAGCctttaaatgataatggGTATCGAGAATCTTTAAATGCCAATATACAACGAGTCACTTCATAcaattgtaaatataatgtatCTTCATATAATAGTAGTTATAATTTAACTTCATATTATGCTAAATATAATCCATCGGCACTTAATGATATAGATAAAAGGTCTAAAGGATTtagtatatttaatatatttaaaaaagataaaaaagataaaaaagataaaaaagataaaaaaagtaaaaaaactAATCAATCGTCATATTATGATAATCAAGGGTCTGCAGgctattataaatatctaGAGTctttaaatgataataaatctCAAGATTctttaaatgataataaatctCAAGATTctttaaatgataataaatctCAAGATTctttaaatgataataaatctCAAGAGTctttaaatgataataaatctcacccattttttgaaaatgtgCCTCCAGAAGTTTTAAAAGGTGTACCTAAAGAGTACTTAGATAATATAGTTGCATCAGCTGAAAAGGATTACGAAGCTTTAGCTGCtttagataataataaatctcACGAATCTTTAAATGATAGCAAATCTCAAGAGTCTTtagattataataaatctCACGAgtctttaaataataaagaaaccGAAACAGcagataataaagaaactGAAACTgaagataataaagaaaccGAGACTGCAGATAATAAAGAACCCGAAACTGCAGATAATAAAGAACCCGAAACTgaagataataaagaaCCCGAAACTgaagataataaagaaCCCGAAACTgaagataataaagaaCACGAAACTgaagataataaagaaaccGAGACTGCAGATAATAAAGAACCCGAAACTgaagataataaagaaCCCGAAACTgaagataataaagaaCTCGAAACTGAAGATAATAAATCTCATACGTTTTTAGATAATATACCTCAAGATGTTTTAAATAGTGTACCTCAAGAGTATTTagataatataatgaaagATTCTATAATGGGCCAAGAAACCAGCACATCCTCAGATAATAACAAATCTCAAGAGTctttaaatgataaagagAACGAAGCATCTGGAGATCATAATAATCTTCGAGGGTCTTTAAACTATAATAATTCTCAAGAATctttaaatgataataaatcgCAAGagtttttaaatgataataaatctCAAGAATCTTTAAGTGACAATAAATCGCAAGAGTctttaaatgataataaatctCAAGAATCGTCATATAATGATGGATATCCAACGTCTtcatataatgataaatatcaAACGTCGtcatataatgataaatatcaAACGTCGtcatataatgataaatatcaAACGTCGtcatataatgataaatatcaAACATCTTCATATTATGATAAACCTCAAACATCTTCATATTATGATAAACCTCAAACAtcttcatataaaaaaaaatatcaaacaTCTTCATATTATGATAAACCTAACCCGCCTTCatattatgataattattACGACCCTTCATATAATAAGCCTAAAGAGTCTAAAGGATTTAgtttttctaatttatttaaaagaagtaaaaaaggtaaaaaaagtaaaaaaactGAAGAACCTCCAACTGCTAAAATAACCATAGATTATCTAAAAGAAAGCATGTCCCAAGCATCATCCAACAATAAAGAACACGCTCGTCCGGTAGTAGTCACGCTGCAAAATGTTACATTTCATCTTGATCAAGAAAATAGCCAACATTCATCGTTTTTAGAATGTATACAAAAAGCAATGGAAGAacaaaattcaaataatcaACCAAGACAATAA
- a CDS encoding fam-b protein, with translation MKEFNIFKKVILFSIFICFFEHKKNGLYDASADQIRCLQKKSINFKNSRLLECANDNERLNYFYESTLNLADQNGKNNYDGKRKNDRLTDNGSNKRNRQYRNPSHSLRGIDGETNGLIEEGTDALECIPKEKYTIKKDELIVQKIPDNRVNTINPTRIESENTNNTPMGTGNSFLDIDYQHFEREYTAITSKRRYWKLEYDNMYTKALKHIFKYTELKPYSFL, from the exons atgaaggaattcaatatttttaaaaaagttatacttttttcgatttttatatgtttttttgaacataaaaaaaat GGTTTATATGATGCAAGTGCAGATCAAATTCGATgcttacaaaaaaaatcgataaattttaaaaatagcaGATTATTAGAATGTGCAAACGATAATGAACGCttaaactatttttatgaatctACTCTAAATCTTGCAGATCAGAATGGTAAAAACAATTATGATggtaaaagaaaaaatgatcGTCTAACAGATAATGGTTCCAATAAAAGGAATCGCCAATATAGGAATCCATCACATTCTTTAAGAGGTATAGATGGGGAAACCAATGGTTTAATTGAAGAGGGTACGGATGCATTGGAATGTATaccaaaagaaaaatatactatAAAGAAAGATGAACTAATAGTGCAAAAAATACCTGATAATAGAGTGAACACAATAAATCCAACACGTATAGAATCggaaaatacaaataatacacCAATGGGAACTGGTAATAGTTTCTTGGACATCGATTATCAGCATTTTGAAAGGGAATATACTGCAATTACTTCTAAAAGACGTTATTGGAAACTagaatatgataatatgtatacaaaAGCCTTAAAACACATATTTAAGTATACGGAATTAAAAccatattcttttttatga